In Apostichopus japonicus isolate 1M-3 chromosome 3, ASM3797524v1, whole genome shotgun sequence, a single genomic region encodes these proteins:
- the LOC139962295 gene encoding uncharacterized protein isoform X2, producing MGNKKKKWKPKSRNFTAPKKAAAPSQRSSAPANENERHPSPLPPPNLLEESASSGFTSTTGEGNHSHLQSLPALPLPDNGNAERNLVSNGTPGKGNSVPSQNEDKTCITGKGNLVTSLRNEGRRVKGDSSENATPGLTSTNEESNSADRQSLPAMPLSANESATPELPSTNGESSHSDLQSLATMPLSDNGFERKDVCKSGKFKIKPFRLMVHGLEKCLDHGAVTELAQLTEQDPDFVLKVDELRKPFHHLMANWEKEGIVKEDDVDTLVELLNVLEAYEALDLVIEYKASFGGELTEKSVSSKPQDIKPSVQCSSPREAATNIPSQEQEQQRTSSARPRETFQNPTRNNHRSKKPTHTKEQVLSVLQSFGIDLDCGKQLNVLSSMTLESIHLCEDTISPVCLVTAFLSRLMSYDYRSLRLFKEHEELNMILSVAPYPNNNPHSSDSTNTARLSCRDIVSAIVMHCDPFLRQEVLSKMSACQLAVPVILPQSTTSDPMFLLWGLQKISKAWKDPSTSLVNEVNVTQFPFPIVAAVRFGIPGFSKSNTLNKLIGSVQGNDEHPYFCSQEQDIAPSILSRGTVEAVWYLPSDRKSRKYTIEKAACFLNLRGDAVESSSQFDFLCTFASITLVFVNRRDVQRMLVQLNAITRKSQVLLILSSNGTLVPRWKEDEYVVNSIRATGVSVIDTSQLSQIDVCENICDQMKRLLKEVKTPPVNLHNTASYCADHGIAVDISFQDCSKAKKAALNILQACKHDPKEYKPKALPLQVKWQKWSQLDKDRSWKGAQGNVEKELAMLHKAKTAVRQQQRDIGMSNEMRLLYEELLSSTSDYKQFLVFWLQHFLNEVSIENLRPVLDEMKATRDELRETAAKVTNVQRRLSVSSIPAQEKRALQDDVRKWKSKESELQQSLLEKTKTFDASSLGFEHFVREFGQIYECFHNTEKRNQKNIMKKFDVKLIPQMAAEMLLSGHPLEIFDGDACHVPIKWVKGILAAVRGIIGDASVYVISVIGIQSSGKSTLLNSMFGVRFAVSAGRCTRGVFMQLLPIADSLKEEIGRDYIVVIDTEGLKAPEKAVTERKSEDNELATFALCLSDMTLINIGGQTVGEDLSNILQISAHAFIRMKEVHLSSSCYLIQQFVADVTAQYRNQSSTQSILQKLDQAVITAATEERKEDQYRQFSDCFNIVNIDNKEDNVQYIPSLWRGSMSSPNHDYSETVLKLKSALLREVKGSCRPQKLSDFEERISSVWNAVKQEDFVFNFRNTTEISQYNTFSQMFKRLQLRLNREMMKWELEAKQQIRNSTVENIEGRKGTLLLELEHKMTEEMSEIRATIGETLQEREFESVRHHSTFFYRDLDLFEKNILDTVKKMIQFESDIIGNATAKENQILPKLKADLRRQVLPVAEKLQNEFLQSYSGKSKEEISEQTEELVKTTFEEEWSKCMRNIELVHPTNSEERIRQDIEADIYRCVQECLQHSSHSMAMKDLLTTHKLEGLCEMTPSVKSERDAEEAFRLIGPCDREMTRLINVLLEFVETTCGKEDFQFTEEFLDSVRRLLTSIVSKPCPGCRDKTALIVILSCNIVQSANVPHKQNILKKIIRKRELLVKLKQFDIRTEWKIKEHVTACLKSEKLNCASKGTLKKLTNWVITDMLGWGSDNSEENFLNKVRANLNDITSRVDGKKWYSLEATKDFVASISGLLNTFRLTDKKKREHLQCEACGYYIQEAVRSEMDALAESVSWSEVQTYMDIFSVDIIDQMTKLVDTVKDLVPVEVVEMLVGLSEENIQKFANMVPTGDTRHTLDKCFMMELPMLERQDVHIVLSIVAEARQTFLAQIKSNGSYSSTIMRGMITSIDQELSARNELGLREQIVSIAYFCSWAFPICADVQTTSEQENSVTTLLEKEKHPLYQDFKTLCDGTCKDHIAAKSFSSIIEESLRQCLQNRICTAMFERLSKAGDEIFCSRPRFLKAVLENLCEEEDFENYIDFLRRHSTFLQKWTLSFIAKECCEVTENCIRIKDIAMHEIGEILRETGESLDATLRSLRAESEGDISFEKWVETFTEYFEKSVKSSLNEEDISEMTMYTVISDYDVFGAECKNLVQNTMQPKLLQHADLPDTSCIEKIKEWFEDLPKQLHILLAHAMQGCGTQCPFCRTLCDDTVKEHKVHFSNLHFPTGVGGWRVRRSRKLVCNTCTANVASRRTYLKCDCPGRTCAHIPTPYKEYRNDYPEWDIKPISDYEATLYWKWVLSRFNDDFARYYNCKRASIPWGTVTKEEALSSIRNDT from the exons ATGGGCAATAAAAag aaaaaaTGGAAGCCAAAATCTAGAAATTTTACGGCTCCCAAAAAAGCAGCAGCACCTTCGCAACGGTCTTCTGCTCCTGCGAATGAGAATGAAAGACACCCTAGTCCCTTGCCACCGCCAAATCTTCTGGAAG AAAGTGCATCGTCAGGATTTACGTCGACCACCGGAGAAGGCAATCACAGCCATCTTCAATCATTGCCTGCCTTGCCGCTGCCTGATAAtg GCAATGCTGAAAGAAACTTGGTATCAAATGGAACGCCCGGGAAAGGAAACTCTGTCCCGTCTCAAAATGAAGATAAAACGTGCATTACTGGGAAGGGAAACCTTGTTACGTCATTGAGAAATGAAGGCAGAAGAGTTAAAGGGGATTCATCTG AAAATGCAACGCCAGGACTGACGTCGACCAATGAAGAAAGCAACTCTGCCGATCGTCAATCCTTACCTGCCATGCCGCTGTCTGCCAACG AAAGTGCTACGCCAGAATTACCGTCGACTAATGGAGAAAGCAGTCATAGCGATCTCCAGTCTTTGGCGACCATGCCGCTGTCTGACAATG GATTTGAAAGGAAGGACGTTTGTAAATCTGGGAAATTCAAGATCAAACCGTTTCGTTTGATGGTACATGGATTAGAGAAGTGCTTAGATCATGGTGCCGTTACTGAACTTGCTCAACTGACAGAACAAGATCCTGACTTTGTGCTGAAGGTGGATGAATTACGAAAGCCATTCCACCATCTTATGGCCAACTGGGAGAAGGAAGGCATTGTCAAAGAGGATGATGTAGATACATTGGTGGAACTATTGAACGTGTTGGAGGCATATGAAGCTTTGGATCTAGTAATAGAATACAAGGCATCGTTCGGCGGTGAATTGACAGAAAAAAGTGTTTCTTCTAAACCACAAG ATATCAAACCTTCTGTTCAGTGTTCTAGTCCAAGAGAAGCTGCCACAAACATCCCATCACAAGAACAGGAACAACAGAGAACATCATCGGCAAGACCACGGGAGACATTTCAGAATCCCACAAGGAACAACCATAGAAGCAAGAAACCAACTCACACAAAAGAACAGGTGTTATCCGTCCTTCAATCGTTTGGTATTGATTTAGATTGTGGTAAACAGTTAAACGTTCTCAGTAGCATGACCCTGGAAAGCATTCATCTTTGCGAAGACACCATATCCCCTGTATGTCTTGTCACGGCTTTTTTAAGTCGTTTGATGTCATACGATTATCGTTCATTGCGACTCTTTAAGGAACATGAAGAGCTCAACATGATTCTTTCAGTGGCCCCATATCCAAATAATAACCCTCATTCGTCCGATTCTACTAACACAGCTAGACTGAGTTGCAGAGATATTGTGTCTGCCATCGTTATGCATTGCGATCCTTTCCTTAGGCAAGAGGTTTTGTCGAAAATGTCTGCTTGCCAGCTGGCTGTTCCAGTGATTCTTCCACAATCAACTACGTCTGACCCTATGTTTCTTTTATGGGGACTTCAGAAAATATCGAAAGCATGGAAGGACCCGTCAACTTCCCTTGTGAATGAAGTTAATGTTACACAATTTCCCTTTCCGATTGTAGCTGCAGTGCGTTTCGGTATTCCTGGCTTCTCAAAGTCGAATACTTTGAACAAACTGATAGGTTCTGTTCAAGGTAACGACGAACATCCGTATTTCTGCAGCCAAGAACAGGACATCGCTCCTTCCATTTTATCCAGAGGAACAGTGGAGGCGGTTTGGTACCTTCCAAGTGATCGTAAAAGTCGTAAATATACCATTGAGAAGGCAGCTTGCTTCCTTAACCTTCGCGGAGATGCTGTAGAGTCCTCATCCCAGTTTGATTTTCTATGTACCTTTGCATCGATCACTTTAGTGTTTGTCAACAGAAGAGATGTACAAAGGATGTTGGTCCAACTTAACGCCATTACCCGGAAGAGCCAAGTACTGCTGATTTTGTCCTCCAATGGGACATTAGTTCCAAGATGGAAAGAAGATGAGTATGTGGTAAACTCTATCAGGGCAACAGGAGTAAGTGTCATAGACACGTCACAGCTTTCACAGATCGATGTTTGTGAAAACATCTGCGATCAGATGAAGCGATTGCTCAAGGAGGTAAAAACACCCCCAGTCAACCTTCACAATACAGCATCATATTGTGCAGACCACGGTATTGCAGTTGATATATCATTCCAAGATTGTTCAAAGGCAAAAAAGGCCGCCCTTAACATATTACAAGCATGCAAACATGACCCCAAAGAGTACAAACCGAAAGCACTTCCTTTGCAGGTAAAATGGCAAAAATGGTCTCAACTTGACAAAGACCGAAGTTGGAAAGGTGCACAAGGTAACGTAGAAAAAGAGCTTGCTATGTTGCACAAAGCTAAGACAGCAGTGAGACAACAACAGCGTGACATTGGTATGTCTAACGAGATGCGTTTACTGTATGAAGAACTTTTGAGTTCAACTTCGGATTACAAACAGTTTCTGGTGTTTTGGCTTCAACACTTTTTAAATGAGGTCTCGATTGAAAACTTGCGTCCCGTTCTAGATGAGATGAAGGCCACTAGAGATGAACTACGAGAAACCGCTGCAAAGGTCACAAATGTTCAAAGAAGACTAAGTGTTTCTTCCATTCCTGCGCAAGAGAAAAGAGCTTTGCAGGATGATGTTAGAAAATGGAAGTCCAAGGAGTCTGAGTTGCAGCAAAGTCTATTGGAGAAGACTAAGACATTTGACGCATCCTCTTTAGGTTTCGAACATTTCGTGAGGGAATTCGGCCAAATATATGAGTGCTTCCATAACACTGAAAAAAGGAATCAAAAAAACATAATGAAGAAATTTGATGTAAAACTAATACCGCAAATGGCTGCTGAAATGCTACTCAGTGGCCACCCATTAGAAATTTTTGATGGCGATGCGTGTCATGTACCCATCAAGTGGGTAAAAGGAATCTTAGCAGCGGTTCGCGGAATCATTGGTGACGCATCTGTTTATGTAATTTCAGTTATCGGCATACAAAGCAGTGGTAAGTCTACCCTTCTCAATAGCATGTTTGGAGTTCGATTTGCTGTAAGCGCTGGAAGATGCACTCGGGGAGTGTTTATGCAGTTGTTACCAATAGCTGATTCCCTAAAGGAAGAAATTGGCCGTGACTATATTGTTGTTATAGATACGGAGGGTTTGAAAGCACCCGAGAAAGCTGTTACGGAACGCAAAAGTGAAGACAATGAGCTAGCGACCTTTGCTTTATGTCTCTCCGATATGACTCTGATCAACATTGGAGGGCAGACTGTTGGAGAAGACCTGTCTAACATTCTTCAGATATCTGCACATGCATTCATAAGGATGAAGGAGGTTCATCTAAGCTCATCTTGCTACCTCATACAGCAATTTGTGGCCGACGTAACCGCCCAATACCGAAATCAGAGCAGCACCCAAAGCATACTGCAGAAACTTGATCAAGCTGTTATCACCGCCGCAACAGAAGAAAGGAAAGAGGATCAATACAGACAGTTCTCAGACTGTTTCAACATTGTCAACATTGACAACAAAGAGGATAATGTGCAGTACATTCCCAGCCTATGGAGAGGATCAATGTCGTCCCCCAATCACGACTACAGCGAGACGGTGCTAAAACTGAAGTCCGCTCTTTTAAGAGAAGTGAAGGGCAGCTGTAGACCACAAAAGCTCTCAGACTTTGAGGAAAGAATTAGCAGCGTTTGGAATGCAGTGAAACAGGAAGACTTTGTATTCAACTTCCGGAACACTACCGAAATCTCACAATACAACACATTTTCCCAAATGTTTAAGAGACTACAGTTACGTCTTAATCGGGAAATGATGAAGTGGGAACTTGAAGCGAAGCAACAGATTCGAAATTCAACTGTTGAGAATATTGAAGGACGGAAAGGAACTTTACTATTAGAACTTGAACATAAAATGACTGAAGAAATGAGCGAAATACGAGCTACCATTGGCGAAACATTGCAAGAACGAGAATTTGAGAGTGTTCGACACCATTCCACTTTTTTTTACCGTGATTTAGATCTTTTCGAAAAGAACATTCTAGACACGGTGAAGAAAATGATACAGTTCGAATCCGATATCATCGGCAACGCCACAGCGAAAGAAAACCAAATTCTACCAAAGCTTAAGGCGGATTTGCGGAGACAAGTTCTTCCGGTTGCAGAAAAGCTGCAAAACGAATTCCTGCAAAGTTACAGTGGTAAGTCTAAAGAAGAAATATCTGAGCAAACTGAAGAGCTCGTGAAGACAACATTTGAAGAAGAGTGGTCAAAATGTATGAGAAATATCGAGCTTGTCCATCCGACAAATAGTGAAGAGCGAATTCGGCAAGACATTGAAGCTGACATTTATAGATGTGTCCAGGAGTGTCTGCAACATAGCAGTCATAGTATGGCAATGAAAGATTTACTGACTACACACAAACTTGAAGGACTTTGTGAAATGACCCCAAGTGTCAAATCTGAAAGAGATGCAGAGGAAGCATTTCGACTAATAGGACCATGTGATAGAGAAATGACGAGGTTAATAAACGTCTTACTTGAATTTGTTGAAACCACATGTGGCAAAGAAGATTTTCAGTTCACTGAAGAATTCTTGGACAGTGTCAGAAGGTTACTGACGAGCATCGTATCAAAGCCTTGCCCAGGATGTAGAGATAAAACAGCTTTGATCGTTATCCTGTCTTGTAACATTGTGCAATCCGCAAATGTCCCACACAAgcaaaacattttgaagaagatCATTCGAAAACGGGAATTATTGgtcaaattaaaacaatttgaCATACGTACGGAGTGGAAAATAAAAGAACACGTAACTGCGTGTCTCAAAAGTGAAAAATTGAACTGCGCTTCGAAAGGCACGTTGAAGAAATTGACTAATTGGGTAATAACAGACATGCTTGGCTGGGGATCAGACAACAGTGAAGAAAATTTCTTGAACAAAGTTCGAGCTAATCTTAATGACATCACGTCAAGAGTAGACGGAAAGAAGTGGTATTCGTTAGAAGCAACAAAGGATTTCGTTGCAAGCATTAGTGGATTATTGAATACATTTCGTTtgacagataaaaaaaaacgtgagCATCTCCAGTGCGAAGCGTGTGGGTATTACATTCAAGAAGCCGTACGCTCTGAAATGGATGCGCTAGCTGAAAGCGTATCTTGGTCTGAAGTGCAAACATATATGGACATTTTCTCTGTAGACATCATCGATCAAATGACAAAATTGGTGGATACTGTCAAGGATCTTGTGCCTGTTGAAGTGGTTGAAATGTTAGTTGGTCTGTCAGAAGAAAACATTCAGAAGTTTGCCAATATGGTACCTACGGGGGACACACGACACACACTTGATAAGTGCTTTATGATGGAACTACCAATGCTAGAGAGGCAAGACGTCCATATTGTACTATCTATCGTGGCAGAAGCACGTCAGACGTTTCTTGCGCAGATCAAAAGTAATGGGTCGTACAGTTCCACTATAATGAGGGGTATGATTACTTCCATTGACCAGGAGTTGAGCGCACGTAATGAATTGGGCCTACGGGAACAAATCGTTTCTATTGCATACTTTTGCTCCTGGGCCTTCCCGATATGTGCTGATgttcaaactacatctgaacaGGAAAACAGTGTAACGACGTTACTAGAGAAGGAAAAACACCCTTTGTATCAAGACTTCAAAACGTTATGTGACGGTACCTGCAAGGATCATATAGCAGCTAAATCGTTTAGCTCTATTATCGAGGAATCTCTGAGGCAATGTCTACAGAATCGAATCTGCACAGCAATGTTTGAGCGATTGAGTAAAGCTGGCGATGAAATATTCTGCAGCAGACCTCGTTTCTTAAAAGCCGTTTTAGAGAACCTCTGCGAAGAagaagattttgaaaattatattgATTTTCTTAGGCGACACTCAACCTTTCTGCAAAAATGGACCTTATCTTTTATTGCCAAAGAATGCTGTGAAGTAACAGAGAATTGTATTCGAATCAAAGATATTGCAATGCATGAAATTGGTGAAATACTGCGAGAGACGGGAGAATCACTGGATGCAACATTGCGTTCTTTGCGAGCAGAAAGTGAAGGCGACATTTCCTTTGAAAAGTGGGTTGAAACCTTTACCGAGTATTTTGAAAAATCAGTAAAGTCATCTTTAAACGAAGAAGATATATCTGAAATGACCATGTACACAGTTATATCCGACTATGACGTATTTGGTGCAGAATGTAAAAATCTTGTTCAGAATACTATGCAACCGAAACTATTGCAACATGCGGACCTTCCAGATACTAGCTGCATCGAAAAAATCAAGGAATGGTTTGAAGACCTTCCCAAACAATTGCATATTCTTCTAGCTCACGCGATGCAGGGATGTGGAACCCAGTGTCCGTTTTGCAGGACGCTTTGTGACGACACCGTCAAAGAACACAAAGTGCATTTTTCTAATCTACATTTTCCTACTGGTGTAGGTGGTTGGCGAGTTCGCCGTAGTAGAAAGCTGGTATGTAATACTTGTACTGCAAACGTCGCATCAAGAAGAACGTATCTCAAATGTGACTGTCCCGGACGAACGTGTGCACACATCCCAACACCATACAAGGAATACAGGAATGATTATCCGGAGTGGGATATCAAACCAATCTCTGATTATGAAGCAACCCTCTACTGGAAGTGGGTGCTTTCGCGATTTAACGACGACTTTGCAAGATACTACAATTGCAAAAGGGCGTCCATTCCATGGGGAACAGTTACAAAGGAAGAGGCCCTATCAAGCATAAGAAATGATACTTGA